AATATTATCGTTACACTTACGCTTTTATGTTTCTTTTTGCAGAAATTCGTATCGATCGTAGAAATGAAAAtctataaattatatacaaCATAATTTTAATCTCGTGTGAAGTCGAATCACGTTGAAGGGTAATAAGAAATTGTGATGTGACCTCCTCGCGATGAAACAATGCGCAACGTTAAAACGTGGCGTTTTCTTCATCGATAATTATACATTTCTCTCCTACAGTTACCATCATCCTTTCTTTctactttgtaaattattttttaaaatattccgcAACCATTACGATTTTTTCCAATCgattcaaataatttctttcaatcTTGTACTCTCTTCAAATTTAAACACTCGACGGATCGGTTGATCAGTACTCTTCGGTTTCCGTCGTTTTTAAAGTAttcgtaaatattgtaaaattgaaacaaaaagagGAACGAAATACTGTCGTTTAGATCGCACGATGTGTACCAAGTATGAGGAATAAGGTCGCCGGTACGGTAATACGAGAAAATCTTTGTGAATCGAGATCGCGATcttacgtgaaaaaaaaaaagaaaaagaaaacgaatattTTCGGTTTGTTCGGTTGGGTTCGTAgaggtcacatctcgcgaacggaattaagcTTTCGCCGGAGTCGCTTCCGACGATTTCTCGGCCTCTATGATTTTCGTGGGCGGCGCTAATGTTGGTATGTCCGGGTATTCGAGTTTCGCTCCCTCCTCGCAATCGAATTTCGGACAGCATTCGGGGAACGCGGCAGTTTTCATGGTCTTGTCCGAAAGTTTGCATTTTGGGTTGGCTTTCGGCATAGGTCCGCAATCCTCGACGAGCTCGAACAGACGGCCAGAGTCAGCATCCAGCACGCAGGTCGAACGACCACAGAAAGGCGTCAGATCCCATGTTTTCGTTGGTTCTATGGTTTGGCATTTAGTAGCAGCGAAGCACACACCGGGGAAATCTGTAACGAAACATTCGTACATGTCTCTTTGTTTTCTCTTTCTTACGTTGTTATCGTATCATCGATGGAGGAGGAGGGATTTTTCTTACGCGACTGATAACACAAATTCGATTTCATTTACAGGTGTGCAGTTTATTTATCTAACTGTACGATAGCGTTTAAGGTAACATTAGCTAAATTTCAATGACCCATCCTCATCAGTTCTCTACTCAGTGTTTCGAGCTGATCGTGATCCAATTCTATGAACAAAGACAGTGGTATAGATTATACCAAGAATATTATCCAATtagataaatttcaatttctacaTATTTCGCTTTATCTTTATGGTAACGATGTCAACGGATTGGTCAGGTTCTcttgatgaaaatgagtccgaaCACGACACAGATTGGAGAAATTTTAATACCattattatattgggttgttcggaaagtcatatggtttctttttggtgaaaatgaaacacgatttttttacagtgtataaacattttattaaattctatattctccattttggaaaacgaaatgattttccgaacaactgtagtatcggattttcggcgtccgcttaggcctgcttcgagcgtaggcctaaacaagataacgcgcgcggtcggacttgagttaaactaaacatttggccccgatcggtccgctagctttcctggaaggcacgagtatcctttacagggggtcttccgcgacgaccgagcgtgagaacgcatggggatgaaaggaaatacatgtggttcggagaaagtgaagagtgtttgggaaagacgaacgattaggatggccgaacgtgaccgaatgtctcaagtgagagagactgaggattggaatgaaagagaatgaatgggaatgactatatagagcgtgAGAAGAACGTTAAGACACAGTAAGACGGTATTACACAGTAAGATGGTATCACGCAGTATGggacagtatgacaaagtatgacgacgagagtatgtccgaggagtgtgtcgcggacagtacaacgaagacgataagacgagacaattaaaagacgtaCTAAGACGAAAGGCCGGTGTaagacttaagcaacaaagacgatcaagacgcgtgccgaaggtataaagacggttagcttagtttaatacgcggtcgatctaccttagtagaaagcgaaaccaatcaccaacactacgtttaatacttgtatcattgtaatatataatatcattaaatatactttaatataccgcacgaggacaacagttatttgggggctcgtatggggatcaatcactcaaagatctcttctcaagtgatccgaagagagaaaaacaacacaACTGAATATTTACTATCTGGGATATTTACATTCCTTACGAATAAAGTTCATCCGATTTACTTGATTCCAATATCTCGGTTGCCTAAACGATTTTTTCTCGTTGTATCCCAACGATTGTTGTTTTGTGATAATTTGTAGTTGTTATTGTAGAataatcgtttgaaaaatactatTGTAACAACAGGATAGTATTGTAAGTACGTGGATTCATCGCTTCTAGTAAACTCGTTCACATTTCGCAAAGTGTTATACCTGTATTAtgaattatgtaaaatatattacgtAAAGGAGGTATCGGATTGATACATTGCATTAACTGGAACACTAGATATTATTACGTAATATAATGGTATTTTATGCAATAAAACGTAGCACCACCGAGCGGAGCCTTTCTTTCTAGAGAAAGGTATCGATATCCTTTGGTTGGATCGTTAGAACAAACGGATATCTTCTACCCGGAAGATCTCGAAAACCAGAATCGAATATTTAAGGATCGGGAAACTCGAGATAAGCAAATATACACTAAGTATATCGACTAGATAAGTAATGCTATTGCGCAATAAGTATTCTCTTCGTAAAATGTTGTAAAAGAACCgtacgaacaaatttttattttttgctcGTTGAATTAAGCCTTTCTTTAATTGTTGTCGATTACATGCGAATAGAGTTATACTCGCAACGTTTCAACCTTGAAAGTTTGCCCTCTTCCGATACAAGCATATATTTTTgacaatattttgaatattatatattattatataacatTTATGTACAAAGTAGGGAAAAATTCTGTAACCAAATTCTAATCTACAATCGGAGTCTTTGTCTTAAAACAAACAACAGTAATAATCCTAAGACAACAGAAACGTATGTTTCGAGCATTACGAAATACAAGGTActtatatacgtacatacgatacgatacgtaatacatttcgttcgaaaaagagACGTAAATGTTCAACGAATATAAGATTAATAACGTCTACAAGATTGATAACTGTTCATGAAATGTCATTCCAGGTGAATTGCCGGTAGATTTTCACCTGCCATCGCGATGGCGCAAATCTAAAATCCAATTCCAGATGACTAACAGCTCGTGCAGATTGCATTTTCTTCGATAGAGCGTCACTTAAGTGCATCGTCCGCGGACGAGTGCATTATCCACATAGTTATCCGCACACTCGTGAAAGGTGTCGTTACTTTCTAATGCGCACACGTACACCGGGATTGCACCTAAACTGTTTTAACGAGCGTGTTGTGCCTTCTAAAGTATCCATAGAGAGACGCGAGAGAAAAAGGAATTCTACCGTGACACGTCCTAATGTATTATAGAAACGTCAGAGAAGTTTCATTGGCGGTGATTTGCAGGTGGAAACTTCAAGGAGAAACACTTTCACTGTCACACCGGGTTACTTCTTATGCAACTATACACGCGAACTTTAACCGAATATAATTGTAcaactatatttttctttcccttcTTTCCTTCAGGATTCACCGATTCGAGTAACTTTATCTCTCGAGAAGATATTCGTAGctagtcgataaaaatataccgGTTAAAGCCACCAGAGGATCACTGTCAGTCGAAACGCTTACCGATCGAAGAGTTGTTTACTTAAATCGAAATACTAAAGTATTCgctactttgaagcttagaaatttgataaaaaaaatattacttaaaaGCACGGTGTTTCGTTGACGACAGATCAATTGCTCTTAGAAAAGAGGTCTTTAGACTTAGAAAATTTGTACTTAGAAAAGAGGTCGTTAGACTGTTACCAGCGTACGTAAGTGCATGTTTTCTTGCTACACAATGGACGAAGATGGAAAAACGGTAGAGAATAAGAGGAGCGGAGAATACCAAGAAGGGAAGAGCAACCATACGTTTGACCATTGCTCACCTCGTTCTACGAACATAATTTATTCAAGACGTATATGTTACCGTTTTCTCAATGCCACCGAATGTATTTCATGTGACGTGCACCGGTTCTCGCGGGGACATCTGGATCGCAAGAAAGTAGCTCGAGAAACTTCGCCACGGATAACCAAACGTGAACACTCGAAACGATCATCGATCCGAGAATTCTCAAGACCAAGACCATTCTCTTTCGAAGCGAGCATACTTTGAGCGCCGAACGGTCTAACATTGTCGATAGAACGCGATCTTCGTTTCTTATACACACGTACATTATACTTGCAAAGTACAATAATTCAAATACTGCGAAAGCGAGTGTACGAGCAAACGGTTTCACTTTCTCTCCCATCGAGAGTgcgttcgttctttttcttttttttttccaccacgAAAGAATCACGCGATCAAACGCAATCGATATCTAATTAAATTGCAAAAACCGTAAACCGAGTTCGGAGAGCATTGTACTCGCTGTTACGCCGCGAAACCAGCCTCTCGAAAAGAGAAAGGGACGTACACACGAGTTCCCGTTTCGTCGAGTAATTTCACTAATAACATTGTAAAATTGCCCCGGCAAGAAAACCTAATTCGACGATAATGCGGTAAAAGGCAGCGACTTCGAAATTGATACGGTAATCTATTAAATTCGTGTACGCTCTATCTGATAGCTCGATTTATTTCAACGGTGATTGTTGTTGTGCAAAAAACACGTGTTGTGTACGATCGTAAATTAATCGTAACGCCAACGAAAAGAACGTTACTGAATAATTGGGAAGAAAACCGTTCCAGGAAACGGTGGAACATGATTTATAGCGGTCTTCTAGACTTTCACCGATGTTAAGATTCGTCTGCTCGCAAGGGTCAGCTTTCATGTCGATAGATAGGTGTTACATTACGCGTGCGTTcgcttcatttttctttcttccttctttttttttttcgctaaaAGCGAACTTTCCGCGTTGAATTTAAAATGCAAAACTCACCTTCCAGATTTGTCTAAGATTCACTTTCGAGCGTCGTAAATATCATCCTCGAGTGTCTTTTCACCTGGGAAGCGAAAGTTTATCGACACGGCAGAAATAATAGTTGCGACACACGGTTAGGAACGAGCGATGCGTGCCCATCGTGAGATCGTAACAATCGATATTGGAAATTAAAATCTAACGACGTCTCGTGATTACGTATCCGGATGCGAACATTTATCGCGATGCATCCACGGAGTTCGGGCTGTGCAATTTTACCGCAATTCCGTTCGAGGAGTATTTCAGTTTCtatcgtatttttattttttataaaaaaagacGTCGAAGTTGAATTTGGCAGTGAGGACTCGGACGGTATCGTTTCCACTTGAAGGATTAATTAAGTAGGGGATCGTGATGAGGGGTGATTATGCTTCTCGTCGTTTATCTATCCGATTAACAAATCCACGGACTGTCGTTTCGATAAATGTCTGATATTTCGCTGGTAATAACGTGTTATTTATCGCGATGTGGTCGTGCGTGTCCCATTTGTAGACTTCTGTTACGTCGAATTAGCGAGAGATAAAGTAGCCGCGAGCGTAACGTGCAATCGCGAATTGCACGAGACGGGACACAATAATCTAAGGTTAAACGATTCGCTTTGGAAATTTACCAACAGGAACGTGCAATCATCTTCCGTCGCGAATTTTCATTTGGGGCCACACTTTCTTCGCCAACGACCCAGCCCAGGGTTCTACTTTCTGCAATCATCCTGTTTCGAAACGGgtacaccgaaaccgttcgtgacTGAcaaacttaacttcgaacaaaaCGGAGACACTGTTTCACGGTTCGACCGGTGATTTCAAAATTGAACCACCTCGACCGAACACACTCCTTCCTTGAAAATATCAAATACCGTTAACCTCGATAATTATttaagtttcgttcgatttcttaTACGATAAATCTAACTACCAATTCATAAGTGATACATTTTCGAAAGTGATGGTAACAACCAAAGATTTGATATTATTTCTCATATCTATCCGAGTTGCTTCGCACAGAGTCCTCCGTACTTAGAAACACAAGGGTACTTAATAAGTTTCATCAATCTCGGTAactaaatttcgttcgattataATTTCCGTATCGTATCCCGTTAAATCCAGTTACCAATTCACGGATAAATACATTtatgaaaattcttttcaaattgcTCTGATGCGTACAATCACTCATTGTTCTGATGCGAACAATAAGTTTCGAATCGATCCTTCGTCGAGCAAGAAGTTTTCGATTCacccaattttttcttttttctaacaTCCGAAGATTCGAAGGTGTCATCGTTCCACGTTTCATTTTTTAAGAAGTTCTAATAttaatactcgataccagtttCGAACAATCCCAAAGGTATCCCTTTGCATACGCAACAGGAGCAAACGGTCGGCTAGTTGCAAAAGCAGCGATCCATAGTCGTGTCTTCTGTTCAAaatttcgtaacgcgatctcatCGTCGATATCCTTATTCCGAGTGCGTATAAATAGCGTGTCCTCAGTGTCTGAGCAACGCCCGGGACACGCGACAACGTATTTACCTGTTGTATAAACGTGCGTAACACCGTGTTCGGGCCTGAGGCAACCGATCGTGAGCAATTCGATTATTCATTGGAATCTAGGTCCGAAGCGAAATATACGGAGTATCTGGGCCACGGTGCCTGGAGCTTGATCCGCGTGATACCGTCCGAACCAGAATCGACAAGGACACTCTCAAAGAACGTTTGTTAATTAATTCGCTACGACGACCAGCGTCGAGGAATAATGGAACGAACGACCATTGATAATTGCCTGGGACAAAACCAACGATACCTTGCAACGTAATAACTATGCAACGCGAGTTCGTCCGAGATTTCCGCGAGATAAGGTGCATCGATTAATTCTCTCTTCCTATAATCATTTTGTTGGAACGAACGCAACGATGATGTTCGGGTGTGTCGGACGTGGTCAGCCAATGGTTAACGTTAGTTCCGACGACTGCTTTTGAACAAATCAGTGTCGAAGGGTCGTTACACGGTCAAAGGTTTAGTTATTTTTCTTTGGGTTTTTCAGTTTCAAGTCTAGAGCCGTGAAAGGTATACGATACGTCTATACTAAGttgtattattgtatatttcttatatattttttactttatattcttctgtttacaatttattatactACTGAATCCACAGGGACGTGAGATCCCTGtgtattaaccctttccactcgagaggcgatcctcgatcgccacttaactCGGTGCACTtctctccaattcggaaaaccaccgtggtttgaaattcaattactcctttctcgtaagatgtaaacatatgtatatgaaatgttGGAACGAAAACGActtgaaggatttcatcgaggtactagtttctggtagcagaaaagcttcgagtgcaaagggttgaattAAACTTTGTATTGTAATTTGACgttagttttaaggactgtcatTGTACTGGTGCCGAAAGGTTGTCTGTTACACGGTCAAAGGTTTGGCTGTTTACCTTTAGGTTTTTCAGTTTTGGAGTCGCGAAAATGTAAGTtgtattattgtacattttttttttattttgacttTACGTTCTTGTGTTCACGATTTGGTGTACCGAACTTTGTGTTATGATCTGAATTTACAACAGGTTACGGGGCCAGGTGTGCGGTAATTAAAACGACTAAAGAAATTTACGGTCGTCGTTAGATTCGTAACGAAGAATTTCTTTCACAAGCAATCGACACTAATTCGTAACGATCTCGACCTCGACCATCGACAAAAGACGCTGTTCCAAGGCCTGGTAACGCGATCAATTCCAGGTTACGCATCGCACAAAAGGTAATTTATCTTGAGTAGTTGACGTTACGTGTATAAATACACCGGTGCAGGGCGTGCCGTATAAAGAAGGATCGTCCGAGAAAACAAAGTGAATcgggttgcgagatatggataaGAAGAACACGAGAGTTACGACACGAAACTTTCACGGGGTTCACGGTGATCTTGACGGCGAGTACCGTTTTCTATTTATCCGCGGGGCGTGTTGTCAGCCTAAATTGTACGTAACGGTGAATCAGAATCTTATATATAGAGGGACACGCCTGTCGCCGGGAACAATCGGCGTTCCTTTCAgcgaaaaaggaagaagaagaagaacgcgCCCGTTTGTTCTGTACTTGATCGCTAGAAGCGGTCTCGGTTCGGTAAATAACACGACGAGACCACGAACGAAAGCGCACAATGGTAGGATGAAAAGAGTCTCGTTTCAAGGCTCTCCTTTAAATTGTGAATGGAAAACAACAACCAGGCAGAATGTCCGAAGAAATTGATGCAAACTCGACTAATGTTTCCGACACGTTCGCCCACGTTGCTGACTGATGCACCGGAATTTGCGCTGTCAGAAAATCGATAGAATTACGTacaagaaaaatagaaacaaatagAGTCGTCCCGGATAGATATCCAACACGAAACACAGACTTTGcagtaacgaaaaaaaaaaacaaaaaaattcaaaagacgATAATACTCTCGGCGCCCGGTACCATGTGTACTCAACTCTGCGGTTCACGCGGAAACAATTCTCGAGAACCGTTGATTTCAACGGTCCtttcttcgaacgtttcgcgaatttGGAAAATCGATCTAACGAGTACTCGGAACGGTGACGAATCGATTCTAGCCTCTTCGAACGGTTTCACCGCGCGATGACTCGTCGTTCCAAGAAAGCTGAACATCTACGAGCGACGGAGTCCGTAGTGATAAAAATCGTCCTACTTTCGGAACACTTGTGCACGCACGATTCTCTCGAAGGCAACGAAACTACCGCTTCACTCGTGGATGTTTCACGCGAATGGAGATTTCACCGGTGGAGCGATCACCACCGTTGTCGGATGCAAATTAGGCGCGAAGGGCGCACGCTACATGGAAGAAGAAAGCGGGAAACAGAAAACGGGAAGTACAACTCGGTCTCGAACGAGTCTAACCGGTTCGAAATtacgctctttttttttttcttcttcttcttcttttgtaaCGTGGGAGAGTCCTTAATTTATTAACGGCGCGTCAGTCACTCGGagttttcaataatatttattctCGCGCACACGTGTTCATTTCGCGGTCAGTATTCTACCGCGTCACGGTACGGTTCAGAACGATAGTTGCAACGAAAAATCACCCATGATGTTGCACAGAGAGAAGAGCAGCGATTGCTCCGATACGCTCCACATCGAGGAcacaatcgtttcgtttcttagcCGCGCAACAGGGTGCAATATTATGCGAATGTAGATCCACATAGATGTGGAACATTGTACCAGGTTTCGTGGAACTTGTTCTTAGAAATTGGCTACTCTACATCGCGTAAGCTTCTTCtatcgtaacatttttttataacgttacaaattactataatatttcgttcgttccgtCCGATTTGACCACAAGAGATTTATACACCTATTACGGAAAcagatttattacaaatttaactCCTTGGAGAGTTTTTTTGTATTTTGCTGTTCAACAACCGAATCTTTGATGAAAAGAACGAACAAACACCTATTCGACGATTCAATATTCTTCAGCGACTGTTGTACAAAAGTTACACAAGGTTTTCGCGAAAAATAACGTaagtaaatattttccaacctCTGTGTACTTACATATTCATATTTCTagaattgtattaaatttttcgtaattttgcgTTACGTAAATAAGTAACTCTTCCTGAAACTATACTTGGCATCGTTACGTTCGATTATTTCTCTTCGTAGTGGAACTAAAAACGTACACGAAAGTGTATTATGATTCTGGCAATTTTGAGCGTTTCCGTTTGAAAGATAATCGCGGATGGTACGAATCTTGTGAAATTGAAAGCGTGTCGATCCACGAAAATGTTTGGAACGCACGAAAGGTGGGGTaagatttcgaaaattgtgtttcgtaggatttcgaaatatttctgggAACATGATCGACCCTTTGGCTACACAGGTGTGCTGTAAACACCTATGAGCGTTTGGTTCGTCTATGTATCCAATACACGAGAAGGTAATCCGCACGCAGGGTGTGTTTTGCATCGAAGTCGTCCacgttaaaattgttaaaaatgggTGATCGATTTCTTAGAAAATTTCCGACCCAGAGGAGACACATCGTGCTATGTAAAATCGCGTGACAGTGTACCGACAAAGGGGGTATCGACGACAAGATTTGAACAGAGATTGATAGAATTTTGGGAATAGAGACTCACCGCGAAGAACGTCGGCAGGTATGAGCCTTCTAAATGTTTTAGGACGTTCctcctctttcttctcttcgGCGGCGAAGACGACCGCGACGACAAGCAACAAGATCGGGACGAGCTTCATGGTCTCGGGATGATGCGGAGAGGGAGGATAGCAAAACCAAGCCTATCGAAGAAGGAAGGAAAAAAAGTGCCTTCGTGTACCGATTAAGACTGGTTGGGACCGATTCTCGTACCGGCATTTTATAGCTGTTCACGGGGCGGGGTCCTGTTGTCCCCACCAGACATTATGGTCTCTCACCTCTTGAACCACCAGTTACCAACAGTCACCAAAgtatcgttcgcgttcgaaGCTCGATCGTCGAGCTCCGCGTCGGCCACTCGCGCGCACTCGCGCGCACTCGCGAGCACTCTCGCGCGGTATGTACGATATGTATGCACCGTACAGTTACACTTCATCGGTACATAACGCGCGTCGCGTATGTACATACCCGTACCATCGAAATATGCAAATCGAATCGGATACACGATCGATGCATTCCGTTCGTCCGCGATGACGAAGTGGGTTATCGATTCGGTTCGcagtctccttttttttttcttttttctttccctccATTCCTCGATAGGATCGAATGTATTCACACGGTACATAGAACtaaatcgatttcgaatcggTACGATGTAATCTTGCCGTAAGCGCATCGCCCAAGGTTTTCCACGATCGCGTGGTG
The Ptiloglossa arizonensis isolate GNS036 chromosome 3, iyPtiAriz1_principal, whole genome shotgun sequence genome window above contains:
- the LOC143144342 gene encoding uncharacterized protein LOC143144342 yields the protein MKLVPILLLVVAVVFAAEEKKEEERPKTFRRLIPADVLRDFPGVCFAATKCQTIEPTKTWDLTPFCGRSTCVLDADSGRLFELVEDCGPMPKANPKCKLSDKTMKTAAFPECCPKFDCEEGAKLEYPDIPTLAPPTKIIEAEKSSEATPAKA